A window from Telopea speciosissima isolate NSW1024214 ecotype Mountain lineage unplaced genomic scaffold, Tspe_v1 Tspe_v1.0247, whole genome shotgun sequence encodes these proteins:
- the LOC122647868 gene encoding uncharacterized protein LOC122647868: MKCLAWNVRGMNASTKRMEIKKVCKDHEVKLVGLFETKVKLDNCASIFDSFLTGWKYLHNGDLDNSIRIWLGWDPNFYDVVLVQKSKQFVHAKVSIVGTSVFFFCTVFYALNSVVARKELWEDVGAIASAIINPWAVLGDFNVIRSNNEKIGGDPVRIEAMDDFNSFIDGVWASRLEMERGGFDLE; this comes from the coding sequence ATGAAGTGCTTAGCTTGGAATGttagaggcatgaatgcctctACTAAAAGAATGGAGATAAAGAAGGTGTGTAAAGACCATGAGGTTAAACTGGTAGGGCTTTTCGAAACCAAGGTTAAGTTGGATAATTGTGCTTCtatttttgatagttttttGACGGGTTGGAAGTATTTGCATAATGGAGATCTTGATAACTCTATTCGGATCTGGCTAGGTTGGGACCCGAATTTTTATGATGTGGTTTTGGTGCAAAAATCCAAACAGTTCGTACATGCTAAGGTGTCAATTGTGGGTACCTcggtgtttttcttttgtactgTTTTTTATGCTCTTAATTCTGTGGTGGCTAGGAAGGAATTGTGGGAGGATGTTGGGGCTATTGCTAGTGCCATTATTAACCCTTGGGCTGTactaggggattttaatgtgattCGAAGTAACAATGAAAAAATTGGAGGGGACCCTGTTCGGATTGAAGctatggatgattttaattcgTTTATAGATGGTGTCTGGGCTTCTAGACTTGAAATGGAAAGGGGAGGCTTTGACCTGGAATAA